The Campylobacter concisus genome contains the following window.
GTATCTTAAGAGATATTTTGCTAAATGAAATTCCATGGTTTTTACGCACCGGACTTTACGGCACGATAAGCCTTGGTGTGGGGCTTGTTTACTTTGTGCTATATCATCTAGGCCTTACCAATATATTTTTTACTATGCTCTTGCTTGCTGCTGGCATAACGGTTAGGATGTTTGCGTTTTACAGAGGTTGGAAGCTGCCTGATCTATGAAATTTAGCGAGTTTTTTGATATCTGGGTCAATGAAAACTACTATAAATTTGGCATAGATATCGGTAAAAAGGGCGATTTTTACACAAATGTAAGCGTTGGCTATCTCTTTGGCGCCTGCCTTGCAAACTACTTTTTAAAGCTGCTTAGAAACGGCGAAATTTCTAGCTCTTGCAAGATTGTGGAGATTGGTGCAAACTCTGGCGATATGCTAGCTGACTTTGCGCAAGGAATTTTTACGCTTGAGCCAGAAATTTTGCCAAATTTAGAGCTTATCATCATCGAGCCTCATGAAATTTTACGTAAAAAACAGCTTGAGACTTTTACAAAACGCTTTGGTGACGAAGTTAGAGTAGGGCACTATGAAAATTTGGGCGAATACTCGTTTGATGAAATTTTTGTCATCTCAAATGAGCTATTTGACGCATTTAGTTGCGAGGTGATAGATGGGCAAAATATGCTTTTTGTGGATGATGATCTAAAATTTCACTGGCAAAAAGCGGATCAAAATTTACTAGCCCTTGCAAAGAAATTTGGCATAAAAAAGGGCGAGATATCAACTAGCTACGCTAAATTTGCACTCCAGCTTGCAAATGCAGCAAAAAAAGTGAGATTTTTAAGCTTTGATTACGGCGAATTTGAGCCAAAAAATGAGTTTAGCCTAAGAGTTTTTAAAGATCATCAAGTATTTTCTTTATTTGAAATTTCAGATCTTGAGCCATATTTTAAAAGCTCGGATCTAACATATAGTCTTTGCTTTAAGCAAGCAAAAGAGGCTTTTTTTGAGGCTGGCTTTAAGATGCTTAAATTTAAAAAACAAAACGAGGCTTTAGTTTGCGATCTTGGTGTGGATGAAATTTTATCTTTGGTGCTTGAAAATGGTAGCAAGCAAGCCTATGAAAATGCAGCCAAACAGGCGAAATTTCTACTCTCGCCCGAGTTTTTAGGCGAGAAGTTTAAATTTATAGAGTTTTTAAAGAGCTAGCCTAGCGATATTGGCAAAACTTGCCTCGCAAGCCTTTAAAAGATCATTTGGTGCTATCTTTATCTGTTTGCCTCTTACTCCAGCACTTACTAACACGTATTCTTGCTCTTTTGCTCGCTCGTCGATGAATGTGGCAAAGTGCTTTTTCATCGCAAGCGGTGAGCAGCCGCCCCTGATGTAACCAGTGATCTTTTCTAAGTCTTTTAAATTTATAAGTTCACAGCGTTTGGCACCACACGCGTGAGCAAGCGCCTTTAGGTCAAGCTCCAAATCGCCCTGCAAGCAAGCAACAACGAAATTTTTAGGCTCACACTCACAAACAATAGTTTTATAAATTTGCTTTATATCTTGCTTGGTGCTAGCTGCTACGTGAATGGCTGAAAGATCGTTTAAATCAACTTCATACTCTAAAATTTCATAATTAATTTTTAGTTTATCTAAAGCTCTGGCAGCATTTGTCTTATGTATCATTTTTTCTCATTTTTGCGAATTTTTTGTATAATTATAGCCAAAACTTAAAGGAGGAAAGATGGCTGAAGAAGTTGAAGAGAAAAAGGCAAAAAAAGGTGGCAATGGTGCATTAATGATAATTATCATTGCGATATTTGTTTTGCTGCTAGTTATTGGAGGGCTAGTCGCGTTTTTGATGCTTAGTTCTGACGAGCCAAAAGAGGCAAACATGATGCAAGCACCAGCTCAGACTCAAACGCAGTCCATGCCAGCTCAAAATAAAGCAAAGCATGGTAGCAACGACTATTCAAATATGGGACCGATATATCCGCTTGATCAGTTTATTGTAAATTTGCTTAGCGAAAATGGCTCAAGATTTCTTAAAACTAAGATCGATATGGAGCAAAGCGATGAGTTGCTAACTCCTGAGCTTGATAAGAAAAAGGCACTTTTAAGAGATATTATCATCAGAACACTTTCATCAAAAACTTACGAAGAAGTAAGCACCGCAAAAGGCAAAGATAGGCTAAAAGACGAGATCGTGGGTAAGTTAAATGAAGTGCTAAATGATGGCTACATCAAAAACATATTTTTTACTGATTTTGTGGTGCAATGATAGGTATTGATATCATTAAGATAGATAGAATTTCTAGACTTAAAGCTCGTTATGGCGAGCTTTTTTTAAAAAAATTTCTTAGTGATGACGAGATCGCGCTAGTAAAAAATGATGCGACTTTGGCTGGATTTTGGGCGGCCAAAGAAGCAGCTAGCAAAGCTCTTGGTGTGGGCATCAGCAAAGAGTGTGGCTTTTTGGACATTGAGCTTAGCAAAGACGCAAAAAACGCACCAAAGATAAAATTTAGCCCAAGAATTTATACAAATTTTAATATCAAAGAAGCAAGCCTTAGCATAACTCACGATGGCGGATTTGCCGTAGCTGCAGTG
Protein-coding sequences here:
- the ybaK gene encoding Cys-tRNA(Pro) deacylase, producing MIHKTNAARALDKLKINYEILEYEVDLNDLSAIHVAASTKQDIKQIYKTIVCECEPKNFVVACLQGDLELDLKALAHACGAKRCELINLKDLEKITGYIRGGCSPLAMKKHFATFIDERAKEQEYVLVSAGVRGKQIKIAPNDLLKACEASFANIARLAL
- the acpS gene encoding holo-ACP synthase translates to MIGIDIIKIDRISRLKARYGELFLKKFLSDDEIALVKNDATLAGFWAAKEAASKALGVGISKECGFLDIELSKDAKNAPKIKFSPRIYTNFNIKEASLSITHDGGFAVAAVMIV
- a CDS encoding SAM-dependent methyltransferase; amino-acid sequence: MKFSEFFDIWVNENYYKFGIDIGKKGDFYTNVSVGYLFGACLANYFLKLLRNGEISSSCKIVEIGANSGDMLADFAQGIFTLEPEILPNLELIIIEPHEILRKKQLETFTKRFGDEVRVGHYENLGEYSFDEIFVISNELFDAFSCEVIDGQNMLFVDDDLKFHWQKADQNLLALAKKFGIKKGEISTSYAKFALQLANAAKKVRFLSFDYGEFEPKNEFSLRVFKDHQVFSLFEISDLEPYFKSSDLTYSLCFKQAKEAFFEAGFKMLKFKKQNEALVCDLGVDEILSLVLENGSKQAYENAAKQAKFLLSPEFLGEKFKFIEFLKS
- the fliL gene encoding flagellar basal body-associated protein FliL — its product is MAEEVEEKKAKKGGNGALMIIIIAIFVLLLVIGGLVAFLMLSSDEPKEANMMQAPAQTQTQSMPAQNKAKHGSNDYSNMGPIYPLDQFIVNLLSENGSRFLKTKIDMEQSDELLTPELDKKKALLRDIIIRTLSSKTYEEVSTAKGKDRLKDEIVGKLNEVLNDGYIKNIFFTDFVVQ